TCAGCCCGGCGAACAGCTCCTCGTGCATCCGCAGCGTCACCCGGCGCCGCAGGCCGGCGTCCAGGAAGCGGTTGACGTGCGGCGCCACCGCGGTGACCGCGACGGTGACCACCAGCACCGCCAGGTAGCCCGAGCGGTGCCCGGCCCCGGCGGGCCCGGCCGCCAGCGAGTCCAGCAGGCCGCGCAGCGCCCAGGCGGACACCACCGGACCGCAGCCCAGCAGCAGGGTCGCGACCGCCTGGCCCAGCGCGAAGCGGGCCGAGGACCGCCAGATCAGGGCGGTGACACCCACGGTCAGGCTTCCGCGGGCTGGGGCAGGCGGGCCGTGGTGAAGGCGACGTGCTCGACCCGGCCCTCGGGGTCCAGGACGTACATCGTCGGGAACGCCTCGACCGCGAAGGCGCGCGCCACCGGGCCGTCCATCTTCTCCACCACGGCCTCGACGCCGGGCAGATACCGCTCGTGGAAGGCCCGCGCGGCCCCGGGCGCGCCGTCCTGGACGACCGCCAGGACCCGGCCGGGTGCGAATGAGCGCGCGTATTCGGCGAATCTCGGCGCGTTCTCCACGCAGGGTTCGCAGGTCGTGGAGAAAAAGCCGACGAGATTGCGACCGCCGGACAACCCGGAGCGCTGGAATCGGCGTCCGCTCTCGGCGGTCACTGCGAATTCCGTCGGAGATTCACCGATTGCCAAAGTCGGCGGGGCCGTCGGAGCGCTTCCCGTTTCCGTCGCCATTGTCCGCATTCTGCGAACCAGGCCGAGAGTGACCAGCATATGGCCGGCGGAGAACAGGGTGAGCAGAATGACGGCGGCAATCAGGTAAGGCATCGTCCGATTCCTCCGAAGTCGTCGGCGAGGCGGATGGTGGGAGAGGTCCTCACAGCGAGAAAAGCTCCAGGAATTCGTCGAGGAGGACGACGGCGAGCGCCACCGCGGCCCCGGCGGCCCCGAAGACCGCGATCCCGGCGGCCGGCGGCAGCGCGGCCGATCCCAGCACGGCGCCGGCCACCGCCGCGGCGGCCAGGGCCGCGTCCCGCACGACGTGGCGCCGGGCCAGCGTCGCCGGGGAGGTCCCGAAGCACAGGCACGGCGCGCGCGTGCCGCGCCGGACGACCAGCGCGGTCGCGCCGGCGAACCCCGCCAGCAGCAGCGCGGCCAGCGCGAAGCCGGCCGGGGCCCAGGGGGTGAGCAGCAGGAAGGCCGCCGACCACTCCGCCGCGACGGCGGCCGCGGCGACCGCGCCGACGCTGCCGACCGGGACCAGGCCGAGGTCGCCGACCCAGCCGGCGAAGGTCCGCCGGGCCGCGCCGGACCGGCTCTTGGAGCCCGCGGCGACGAGGAAGAGGACGACGAAGGCGGCCCGCAGGCCGAGCGCGAGAGACTGCTGCCACTGCATGCCAGGAATGCCCACCGTGAAAGAAGGAGAATGCGAGTCCGCGCGAAGAGGGAAGAAACCCGAAAGGGACGCCGGACTACACTGCCGGCATAACCCGGCGCCCCGTGTTACCGCCTGCTGCAGGTCAGCAGCTGCCGACCTGGTGGCAGAACTCCTGGCCGGTGCAGTTGTTCGTGCAGTACATGTAGGCGTGATTCCAGCAGGTGTAGTACGGGTCGTTCGGAATGCACGCCGAGGCCTTCGCCTTCGGCGCCAGCCGCGCGACGATCTTGTCGGCCGCGCTGGTGAGGATACGAGCCACTTGACCACCATCCTTGTGAGAGGTTTTTGAGCAGCGATCGCTTCATCAGTATTCGTAGTTATGAATCAGATGACTGTCAAGACTTCGGCGGCCGGGGACTATTATGGACATGTCTGTGAATTCCCTGCCATGACCCGCCACCGGCCTGCCACCGGCCCGCAATCGGCCCGCCGCTGACCCCCGCACGGCCGGGCACGTGTGCCGCCGGGCACGCCGCGATAGCGTGAACCGCATGAGAGGTCATGATCTCCTTGTCGACGCCTTCGGGCGGGTCCACGAGTCCGTCCACGCCGCCGTCTCCGGGCTCTCCGTGGAGCAGCTGCACCGCCGCCTCGACGACGACGCGAACCCGATCGGCTGGCTCATCTGGCACCTGACCCGCGTGCAGGACGACCACGTCGCCGACGTCGCCGGCCTGGACCAGGTCTGGACGTCGCAGGGCTTCGACGCCAAGTTCGGCTCGCCGTACCCGGCCGCCGCCGTCGGCTACGGGCAGTCCTCGCACGAGGTGGGCAAGCTGACCGTGCCCTCGGCCGAGGCGCTCACCGACTACCACGACGCGGTGCACGAGCTGACACTCGGCTATGTCAGCGGCCTGAACGACGAGGACTTCGACCGCGTCGTCGACACCCGCTGGGACCCGGCGGTGACCCTCGGCGTGCGGCTGGTCAGCGTCGTGAACGACACCCTGCAGCACGTCGGGCAGGCCGCCTACGTCCGCGGGATACTGCTGCGCGAGGGCTAGAGCGCCGAGGTTGCGCACATCCCGGCGGCGAGTAGGTTCCGCAGCGACGGCACTCCCCCGAATCCCGGAGGCGCATCGTGACAGAGCACGGATCCCCTCGCTCCGGCCCGTCCAGGCGGCAGGCCCTGTCCGGTGCCGCGGTGCTCGGCGCCGCGGCGACGATCGGCGGGGCCGGCCCGGCCGCCGCCGCCACAGGTACCGCGAGCTCCACCCCGATCGGCGTCGGGCGCCAGCAGCCCGGCCGCGAACTGCGCGCGCTGCTGGCCGCCGTCGATCCGGCGCGGCTGAAGGCCACCGTCCTGAAGCTCACGACGTTCGGCACCCGCCACACGCTGTCCAGCCAGACCGATCCGGCGCGCGGCATCGGTGCGGCGACCGACTGGGTGGCGGCGCAGTTCGAGGCGATCGCGGCCGCCTCCGGCGGGCGGATGACCGTCGCGCGGCAGAGCTTCGTGCAGCCGGTGGGGCCGCGCATCCCGGTGCCCACGACGATCACGAACGTGATCGCGACGCTGAAGGGCACCGCGGCGACCGAGCGCGTGTACGTGGTCACCGGGCACCTGGACTCGCGCGTCACCGACGTCATGAACTTCACCAGCGACGCCCCCGGCGCCGACGACGACGCCTCGGGCGTGGCCGCCGTGCTGGAGATGGCCCGGCTGTTCGCCACCCGCAGCTTCCCCGGCACGCTGGTGTTCGCCACCGTCGCCGGCGAGGAGCAGGGGCTGTTCGGCTCGGCATTCATGGCCCAGCAGATGAAAGCCGCCGGGACCGACGTACAGGGGATGTTCAGCAACGACATCATCGGGGCCAGCAGCGCCTGGGACGGCACGCCGCCGGAGCCGCACACGGTGCGGCTGTTCGTCGAGGGCGTCCCCACCTCGGAGACCCCCGCGCAGGCCGCGATCCGCCAGGAGGTCGGCGGCGAGAACGACGGCCCCTCGCGCCAGCTGGCCCGGTTCGCGCAGGACGTGGCCGCCAACGACGCGACCGGGATGGACATCCGCGTGGTCTGGCGCCGTGACCGCTACCTGCGCGGCAGCGACCACATCTCGTTCTTGCAGCAGGCCTATCCGGCCGGGCGTTTCACGGAGCCGCGCGAGAACTTCAACCACGAGCACCAGGACACGCGGGTCGCCGACGGCGTGCAGTACGGCGACCTGGCAGAGTTCTGCGACTTCGACTACCTGGCCCGGGTCACCCGGGTCAACGCCGCGACGCTGTGGTCCCTGGCCGCCGGCCCCGGCACGCCGAAGGGCGTGACCATCCTGACCACGCCGCCGGCGAACTTCAGCGGCACCAACAGCACCACCTTGACCTGGACCCGCGGCGACGACGCCGGGCTGGCCGGGTACGAGGTGGTGCTGCGGGAGACCACGGCGGCGGTGTGGACCGAGGCGCTCGCGGTCGGGGACGTGACGACGGTGACGCTGCCGATCGCCAAGGACAACGTGCAGTTCGGGCTGCGCGCGGTCGGGGCGGACGGGATGCGCAGCCCGGTGGCGTTCCCGGCGGTGGGGTGAGCGCGCGCCGATGGCGCACGTGATCGCCGATAGCGCGGTTGTCGGAGGCGGGGCGTAGCGTCGATGCCGATGACTGCACCGCTGACCTCGGTATACGCGGAGTATCGGCCCCGGCTGGCACCGGGCCGGTTCGTGGCGTGCACGTGGACGCAGGTGAACCGCGGCGCGCGCGAGTACCGGCAGCTGGTGGTGCCCGACGGGTGTTCGGACCTGACCTGGCAGGACGGGGCCGTGCGGCTGGTCGGGCCGGACCGTGCGGCGTGGCGCGCGCCGTTGGCGGCGGGGTCCGCGATCGCGGGTGTGCGGCTGCGGCCGGGGGCGGCGCGGATTCTGCTCGGGCGGATGCCGGTCGAGGAGGTCCTCGGGGCGCAGGTGCCGCTGGAGTCGGTGACCGCCGATGTCGCGCTGCTGACGGAACGCTTGGCCGCGACCGACTCGCCGCAGGCGGCGGTGCGGGTGCTGGAGGAATTCGTGGCGGCGCTCGCCCCGCGCTACGAGCCGGACGCCGCGGTCGAGCAGGTGCTCAGGATGCTGCGATCAGGTGGCATGTCGCCGCACGTTCCGGCACTGGCCGACGCCGTCGGCTTGTCGGAACGGCAGCTGCGGCGCCGGTTCACGGAGGCGGTCGGGTACGGGCCGAAGACCTTACACAGCATCCTGCGTTTCCAGCACGCGCTGGACCTGGGCCGGAGCGGCGCGCCCGGGCTCGCCGCGATCGCCTACCAGGCCGGGTACGCCGACCAGGCACACTTCGCGCGGGAGGTCCGGCGGCTGGCCGGGGTGACGCCGAGCGAATTGCTCGGAGCGGGCGGGTAGGGCTGGCCCTACGTGGGGCTAGCCCCATTCCGCGGGCCGATGCGGCTCGCCAGAATCGATCACGTGACAGCCATCGTGCGCCGCGCAGCGGCCTTGACCTTCGCGTGCTCCACCATCGCCGGCCTGACCGCCGTGTCGAGCACGTCCGCCTCCGCCGCGAGCGCCGCGTCCTTCCCGCCGCTGAACCCGGCCGCCCTGCAAGCGGCCATCCAGACCCTGCCGAGCGACGACGCCGCCGGGGACGTCGTCCGCGTCGGCGAGCCGGGCGAGCTCTGGACGGGATCCACCGTCGACGCCGAGACCGGCCGGCAGATCCCGCCGAACGCGCACTTCCACGCCGGCAGCATCGCCAAGACCTTCGAGACCGTCGTGATCCTCCAGCTGGCCGCCGAGGGCCGGATCGACCTCGACCAGACCATCCAGCACTACATGCCGGGTCTGCTGCCGGACAGGTTCGCGCCGATCACCGTCCGCGAGCTGATCAACTTCACCAGCGGTCTGCCCGACGTGGACGAGGGCGCGCCCCCCGCCACCGCCGACCAGGTCATCGCGACCCGCTTCGGCTACCGGACCTTCGACCAGATCATCCAGCAGACCCTGAGCCCCACCGACGGCCGCCCGGCGCCGGTGTCGCACTTCACCCCCGGCACGGAGCAGGAGTACAACTCCCTCGGCTTCCGCATCGGCGGCGCGCTGATCGAGCACATCACCGGCCACTCGTACAAGCAGGAGCTCACGGCCCGCGTCCTGCGGCCCCTGCACCTGACGCAGACCTCGGTGCCGGAGGACGACCCGGTGATGCCGAAGCCGTACCTGCACGGCTACATGACCGACAGCCAGGGCCGGGCCGTGGACGTCAGCGAGCAGGGCGGCGACCCCTCCAACCTGATCACCACCCCCGCCGACCTGGACCGCTTCATCACGGCGCTGATGCAGGGCCGCCTGCTGCCCGCCGCGCAGCAGAAGGAGCTGTTCGCGCTGCCGACGGACGGCCAGGGCCACCTGCTGCCGTTCGTCAACGGCACCTCCTGCCCGAAGGTGGCTTGCTTCGGCGCCGGGCTGATGTCGACGACGTTGCCGAACGGCGCGGTGCTGTGGGGCAAGACCGGGCACGACGACGGGTACGCGAACGGGATGTTCGCGACCCGGGACCTGTCGATCCGGGCGGTGTACTCGATCTCGAACCTGAGCGTGGACTTCTCGGCGCCCAGTCCGCTGAGCGAGCGGTTGATCGGGGCGGTGCTGGCGCCGGCGAAGTAGGCCCCGGAGTAGGACCCGCCCTACAGCCTCCCGTAAGCCCGCAGCACCCGCAGCGCCTTCACCGTCACCCCCGGCCGCGCCTCCATCTCGGTGGTCGGCGACCACTTGGCCCAGTTGATGGGCCACCCGCCGTCCGCATCCTGCGATGCGGCCAGGTGGTCCAGGCTGCGCGCCATCTCCTCGTCGGTGAACCAGGCGCGGGCCGGGCTCGCGGGGTCCGGGGCGTAGTCGTGCGGGAGGTGGTACTCACCCTCGGCGTAGCCGGGTGCGATGACCGCCTCCTCAGGGTGCGCCGGGTCCAGCAGGACCGTGCGCTGCTCGCGCAGCAGCTTGCCGATGCGGTCGGCCTGGTCGGCGGCCCATGCCCGGTCCGGGGCGGCCTCCAGGAAGATCAGCGCCGACTCCACTCCGTAGGGGTGCGTCTGCTCCATGGCCTCGACCTCGCGGCGCGCGAAGGCGACCGCCGCCGGGATCCAGGGGTGGGTGACGCCGCTGCGCAGGACCGGGCCGAGGACCTGGCCGGTGGTCAGCAGGTCGGCGGCGGGGTCGGCGGCGACCGGCAGCCACGGCGGGCGCGGGTAGGCGGCCAGGGTCGGCAGGACCGCCGGGACGCCGCCTTCGGCGGTGGTGACCGTGGTCAGCCAGTCCAGGACCGGGGTCACCGATTCCGCGTCGAGGCGGCCGGCGTCCCGCAGGACCGCCAGTGCGGTGGCGGCGGTCAGCGGCTGGGGTTCGGGGCCGCGGATGTCCGGTTCGAGTCCGTACGCGTAGCCGCCGTCGGGGGTGCGGTAGGCAGCCAGCGCCGCGGCCAGGCCGGAGCCGTCGGGGGCGCCGCCGAACAGCAACTCGAAGCGGCGCTGCTCCAGCACGCGCCCGGAGGTCCACACGAAGCCCGCGGCCCGCTCCAGCACCGATGACGGTGTCGCCGGGGAGATGTTCTGGTTCATGCCCCCGACGCTAACCGCGCCCGGCCTGCCCGTCTTGAACGTTCCGGCCATCGCCGACACCGTGCCGAAGGCCACAGCGCTCCCACACGACATGTACAGGGCCCTGCTCTAAGGTCGGCTATGACGTAGCAATGAACATGTTCCAGTTTCGTTGGGAGCCATAGTCGTGAGCACACCGCATATCGGTTACGCCGCCATGTTGGAGCAGTTCGGTCCGATCGAGGTGACCGAGTACTCGGCGCTGGCCGAGCAGCACGGGTTCACCGGCACCATGGCCGCCGACCATTTCCAGCCGTGGGTGCCGCAGCAGGGGAACGCGCCGTTCGTGTGGAACGTGTTGACCGCCATCGGCGAGCGGACGACCACGGACCTCGGTCCGGGGGTGACGTGTCCCTCGTTCCGGATGCATCCGGCGATGGTGGCGCAGGCTTCGGCGACGCTGGAGGCGATGTATCCGGGGCGGCACTGGCTGGGGCTGGGCTCCGGGGAGGCGTTGAACGAGCACATCGTCGGCGGGTACTGGCCGGAGGCACCGACCCGGGTGGCGATGATGTTCGAGGCCATCGAGGTGATCAACAAGCTGTTCACCGGCAAGGACGTGAAGCACTCCGGCAAGTACTTCACCCTGGAGACCACCCGGTTGTGGACGATGCCATCGACACCGCCGCCCATCTACATCGCCGCCGCCGGCCCGTACACCTCGCGCAAGACAGGTGAGCTCGCGGACGGGATCATCAC
The genomic region above belongs to Catenulispora sp. GP43 and contains:
- a CDS encoding TlpA disulfide reductase family protein produces the protein MTAESGRRFQRSGLSGGRNLVGFFSTTCEPCVENAPRFAEYARSFAPGRVLAVVQDGAPGAARAFHERYLPGVEAVVEKMDGPVARAFAVEAFPTMYVLDPEGRVEHVAFTTARLPQPAEA
- a CDS encoding MauE/DoxX family redox-associated membrane protein translates to MQWQQSLALGLRAAFVVLFLVAAGSKSRSGAARRTFAGWVGDLGLVPVGSVGAVAAAAVAAEWSAAFLLLTPWAPAGFALAALLLAGFAGATALVVRRGTRAPCLCFGTSPATLARRHVVRDAALAAAAVAGAVLGSAALPPAAGIAVFGAAGAAVALAVVLLDEFLELFSL
- a CDS encoding DinB family protein; protein product: MRGHDLLVDAFGRVHESVHAAVSGLSVEQLHRRLDDDANPIGWLIWHLTRVQDDHVADVAGLDQVWTSQGFDAKFGSPYPAAAVGYGQSSHEVGKLTVPSAEALTDYHDAVHELTLGYVSGLNDEDFDRVVDTRWDPAVTLGVRLVSVVNDTLQHVGQAAYVRGILLREG
- a CDS encoding M20/M25/M40 family metallo-hydrolase, encoding MTEHGSPRSGPSRRQALSGAAVLGAAATIGGAGPAAAATGTASSTPIGVGRQQPGRELRALLAAVDPARLKATVLKLTTFGTRHTLSSQTDPARGIGAATDWVAAQFEAIAAASGGRMTVARQSFVQPVGPRIPVPTTITNVIATLKGTAATERVYVVTGHLDSRVTDVMNFTSDAPGADDDASGVAAVLEMARLFATRSFPGTLVFATVAGEEQGLFGSAFMAQQMKAAGTDVQGMFSNDIIGASSAWDGTPPEPHTVRLFVEGVPTSETPAQAAIRQEVGGENDGPSRQLARFAQDVAANDATGMDIRVVWRRDRYLRGSDHISFLQQAYPAGRFTEPRENFNHEHQDTRVADGVQYGDLAEFCDFDYLARVTRVNAATLWSLAAGPGTPKGVTILTTPPANFSGTNSTTLTWTRGDDAGLAGYEVVLRETTAAVWTEALAVGDVTTVTLPIAKDNVQFGLRAVGADGMRSPVAFPAVG
- a CDS encoding helix-turn-helix domain-containing protein; amino-acid sequence: MTAPLTSVYAEYRPRLAPGRFVACTWTQVNRGAREYRQLVVPDGCSDLTWQDGAVRLVGPDRAAWRAPLAAGSAIAGVRLRPGAARILLGRMPVEEVLGAQVPLESVTADVALLTERLAATDSPQAAVRVLEEFVAALAPRYEPDAAVEQVLRMLRSGGMSPHVPALADAVGLSERQLRRRFTEAVGYGPKTLHSILRFQHALDLGRSGAPGLAAIAYQAGYADQAHFAREVRRLAGVTPSELLGAGG
- a CDS encoding serine hydrolase domain-containing protein, with protein sequence MTAIVRRAAALTFACSTIAGLTAVSSTSASAASAASFPPLNPAALQAAIQTLPSDDAAGDVVRVGEPGELWTGSTVDAETGRQIPPNAHFHAGSIAKTFETVVILQLAAEGRIDLDQTIQHYMPGLLPDRFAPITVRELINFTSGLPDVDEGAPPATADQVIATRFGYRTFDQIIQQTLSPTDGRPAPVSHFTPGTEQEYNSLGFRIGGALIEHITGHSYKQELTARVLRPLHLTQTSVPEDDPVMPKPYLHGYMTDSQGRAVDVSEQGGDPSNLITTPADLDRFITALMQGRLLPAAQQKELFALPTDGQGHLLPFVNGTSCPKVACFGAGLMSTTLPNGAVLWGKTGHDDGYANGMFATRDLSIRAVYSISNLSVDFSAPSPLSERLIGAVLAPAK
- a CDS encoding TIGR03557 family F420-dependent LLM class oxidoreductase; this translates as MSTPHIGYAAMLEQFGPIEVTEYSALAEQHGFTGTMAADHFQPWVPQQGNAPFVWNVLTAIGERTTTDLGPGVTCPSFRMHPAMVAQASATLEAMYPGRHWLGLGSGEALNEHIVGGYWPEAPTRVAMMFEAIEVINKLFTGKDVKHSGKYFTLETTRLWTMPSTPPPIYIAAAGPYTSRKTGELADGIITPGAAHSKVAGVFENFAAGARKAGKDPDGMPKILQLHLSWAPTDEEALANAVTEWPNGGMKFPKQDIRSPFDFEQMAKLVRPEDFEGRMVISSDPDVHRASIQAFLDLGVDRIYLHNVGRNQAEWIEVFGREVLPKLTR